AGGATGCAAAAATGGTGGTTTTTCCTTCTTCATTTTTGGTGATATTGGAGAAGAAGATGATAGCTttctttgatttaattttgttttaatttaatttatttaattacaaatttacccttagtATAATAACTAATAACTACAAGAATTtgtccataaatgtccactTGCCAcctttttggtttatttaccatataagCCCATTAATTATAGATTTCATATCCATTTGACCCATTTAGCAAATAGAATTCCACTTTTGCAacatttatgatttaatccttttacttaattaactatctaaaccttaaaaattctttaccaaattttaatacgaccttataacactctgtaaatatttaataaaatatttacgagcttggtttatagaaacgagatcTCGATACCTccttttttaaaaccacttgaacctaactattcattcaaacaatataaattattaaatcaaaatttattacaacactatatttgactcgtaaatattaaataataatattgacaGACTCGTTTGTCGGATTTGTGGctccaaaaccactgtttctgacaccactgaaaaatgggctgttatagtatatttttatattaactctgtaaatattcttatttcatATTTACGGACTTGGTTTACGGAAATGGAGTTTCGAAACCTTTTTTTCTACACCACTAGAATTCGAGTCGTTACATCGTATAAGGCTCGTTTAAGATTGTATATCATGTCATAATGATGTTCTGGACTCAGTAATatgtattaattgttaaattgaaCTGTAATCGATCGTAGTTGTTCTAATAACGTATGTGACATTTTGTAGCTCAGACCTGGTGATTGGGTCAGTATGGGGTGTTGCAacaatatttattcaatttgatctcTACTCTTTTATTAgatataaattagaaattttgaaactaataaggctaaaggataaaaaaggccataataacaaatttaaaaaatcaattaagtccttttaaaatttaaaatttattaaaaattaaaaaattataaacaaaatttataaaaaaattaaaattataaaattttcattaaaaaaaataccaaccCATTAAAATCTAATGgttataagtttttaaaattttgatcctTACTCTTTTATTGGCTtggtattgttatttttaataaaaatgtaattttaaaatttttataacttttaaatgatttttaaataattttaaatttcaaaaggtcttaattaatttttaaatttgttacgAACTGCTTTTTGATACTTTATCcttattagtttaaaatgttCTAATCTACTTCCAATAAAGGAATATGAgtcaaattgattaaatatgtaaaggttgaaggctaaattttttattatatcttatatATACACACCAAAACAACTTATATATTTGACCATGCAATTTTAACAAAAGGGCTATTTTGCTCACTAGTCTAACATTTTGGTGATACTTTTACCTTCTATCCTGCttatttatatgaataataaaacaatattatttgatttattttattaagtttaaagtattattaaatttaaatttaaatttaaattaactatttattaattttataaacatcaagtagaccaaaaaaatttactgtatataaacattttaatctaaaatttttatggctAAAGGGGCTTAAGGccctaaactttttttaaaaaaatcaattaaaattttatttattttcactcaattgagtcctttgaactttaaaattacatttaactAATTCCTTTGGTCGTCAAAGGGTAACTGCTGCCATTTTGGGAGATGTTTTCGTCATGTGGCACGCCAATATTGTTTCACGTGGTGAAATTTAGTGTTTTatatctaaaattattcaaaaattattaaaaatacaaaaatatagaaaataaataaatatatattataaaaatacataaaagtgcaaaattttattagaaattacaaaaatagagaagtgcaaaaatttatataaaattcacGTTATATGAATTACGAAAAACTAAaagaagtaaaaattaaaaaaattaataatacaaaatattaaaatgaataaattttacaaaatattataaaaagcataaaaaatattaaaaaatatatatgaaaaaataaaaatcattttttcatttGCACACTAACCATCATTTGACCCTCGAAACTATTTGTTGTACACATTTACTATCAACCTTCCGGAGGCTTGTACCTTTCTTTCTATCGTCAATTTCAAAGGAGTGTTTTGAGATGCAAATTAAGGTAGGGAAATAAGCTAAGAACACAAGGGACAATAGAGGttgtatataaaattgtaagtatttttaaaatttgtatcttttttaaaattttctattattttaaatattttttgcacttttctatatttttataataattttctatattttaaaattttccatatttttaacaatttttatttttaattcatataattttaaaattattcattttaataatttatataatttgtataattttgagacatttatactgttttttttatatatttttgcatttatatttatttttataatttttttgtgattttgaatattttagttttttaataatttcttttacgaTTTTCAGTATTTTTTACCGATTTTGAGAACAAAACAGCCCCAAAAGGGCAGCTGTTACCCCAAGGggcttaattattataattttgaagttaaggggctcaattgagtgaaaaaaatataagggcttaattgatttttttagaaaatttcaggggcttttagctatttttattaGTCAGGGTTTTTCATTATAATACATTTCATTGCAACTGCTGCGTTTaagtataaacatattaaagaaACATGTgtaatgaataaaaaagaagaattgGGTGAAAGCTACTCTTCTTTGCAAGCAAAAGACTAGTAGGTAGCAGAGTTGAGCATTTAAGAGCTTATGCATTGTACAGAttccatgtatttcattttatatttgaatttacaATCATTGaacaaaagataaaatagaTACAACAAAATGCCAACATGATCCTTGTGATTAATGTTAGGAACAGTTGATTGATCCTTTATGAACTTAGACCTacctttaatcaaaaaaaaatatagtgaGGTTAATGTTTATAGATTTGTAAAGAAGAGAGTTGGATGCATCATTTTGAtagattatataattataaccTAATTGATCAACTATTTTCAATGGTAAATTAGATGTAAAATGTTGACTGTTAGATTCATCTCCAGCAACTATCCCTACTCACAAGTCAACTGCACCCAAGTGTGAACAGCAGACGGGCAGGGCATAACCACCAAAATAGTTTGGTCTTTATTTCTCATGAAActaaatatttttccataaaacaTTTGATTAATTCATAAGATACCCTCAAAAACATTGTTTCCCCCATCTTCTTTGGACAGTTCCAGTGTTATTTTGGTCACTTGCAAAGAATGTTGTAGAGCTGACTGGTAGGCATGGCTCAGTTAGCATTAATTTTCCACCTTATATACAATACAAATGCAAGATTAAGATCAGATATCACTGGCAACCCCGTTGAAAAAATATGGGTTTCCAAAGAAACATATTGGGTTTCCTTTTCTTGATATTGGCTTCACTAACAAGCCTCTCTTCTAGCCTTCCTAGTGAATACTCCATAGTGGAACATGAGATTGACGCATTTCTTTCGGAGGAAAGGGTGTTGGAGATCTTCCAACAGTGGAAAGAAAAGCATCGGAAAGTGTACCGGCACGCCGAGGAGGCTGAGAAAAGGTTTGAAAATTTCAAGGGGAATTTGAAGTATATCCTAGAGAGGAATGCAAAGAGAAAAGCAAACAAATGGGAACATCATGTGGGATTGAACAAGTTTGCTGATATGAGCAATGAGGAGTTCAGAAAAGCTTACTTGTCAAAGGTGAAAAAGCCCATCAACAAAGGGACAACCCTGTCAAGGAACATGAGGAGAAAGGTGCAGTCTTGCGATGCACCCTCATCCTTGGATTGGAGGAACTATGGAGTTGTGACTGCTGTCAAGGACCAAGGTTCTTGTGGTAAGAAAATGCCCTACATATAGTGTAAGTTCCCCTTTGAGAAAAAACCTGAATAACTGTGTCCTATGTTTGCAGGAAGTTGTTGGGCATTCTCATCAACTGGAGCCATGGAAGGAATCAATGCCTTAGTTACTGGAGACCTAATTAGCCTTTCAGAACAAGAACTTGTAGATTGTGATACCAGCAACTATGGGTGTGAAGGAGGATACATGGACTATGCTTTCGAatgggttataaacaatggcgGGATCGATAGCGAAAGCGACTACCCCTACACTGGTGTGGATGGCACATGTAACACCACCAAGGTCtgattcatttttgtttcagtAGTTCAACTAGTTCTTACTCTAATTCTAATGTATTTGTCTTTAATCAGGAGGAAACCAAGGTTGTATCTATTGATGGCTACCAAGATGTAGAGCAATCAGATAGTGCTCTTTTATGTGCCGTTGCTCAGCAACCTGTTAGTGTGGGAATTGATGGTTCCGCCATTGATTTTCAACTTTACACTGGTGTAAGTATTTGTTTGGAACCTGGAAACTTTTTGTTTAAAACGAAATTTTTGGGGTAATGAAATTCGTATGGCATGATGCATGAATAGGGAATTTATGATGGGAGCTGCTCGGATGATCCAGATGACATTGATCATGCTGTTTTAATAGTTGGTTATGGTTCAGAAGACAGTGAAGAGTATTGGATAGTGAAGAATTCATGGGGAACAAGTTGGGGGATAGATGGATATTTCTATCTAAAAAGAGACACTGATTTACCATATGGTGTTTGTGCTGTCAATGCCATGGCTTCTTATCCAACTAAACAATCCTCTTCACCATCCCCTTATCCATCGCCAAGTGTTCCTCCACCGCCACCTCCTTCAactccaccaccaccaccacctccaTCTCCTTCACCAAGTGATTGTGGAGACTTTTCCTATTGTTCAAGTGATGAGACATGCTGTTGCCTTTTTGAATTCTATGATTATTGCCTAATATACGGCTGCTGTGAATATGAAAATGCTGTTTGCTGTACTGGAACTGAATACTGCTGCCCTAGTGATTACCCCATTTGTGATGTCCAAGAAGGACTCTGCCTCAAGGTACCAAAATCTGATCTTTAGCATCCAAATTTAGCCTGCATTTAACATTAACAAGAATTTGACTGTTTTACTGTAAATTCATTCAAATTCAGAACACTGAAGACTATCTGGGAGTAGCAGCTAGGAAGCGAAAGGTGGCTAAACACAAATTACCATGGACTAAAATAGAGGAAACAGAGAAGACATACCAGCCTCTGCAATGGAAAAGGAACCCTTTTGCTGCAATGCGttgaaaaaagtgaaaaattacaTATCATCTCTTAAACCTTGAAGGTTGTTttcaccttttttatttttctttcatttttgcCTTTTCATTTCCAGCAAGCAAATCCATGCAGATAAGACTAAGAAAGGGGCATATTTGTTTAGATGATGCATTTGAATTTGGAAACTGTGTTTGTCATTCTTCACCAGTGGGGTATTAAAACTACTAtgcttttgtttatttcttcaGGCTTGTTTCATGATGAGCCCAAGTTGATATTGCCATTGTTGTTCATCTAGGCTTTGTACGATATAcatatttggattaaaaaaaattagggccTGTTAGTTTCCCACAATTTGCCTTGTTTCTGCTACCAGCAACAGAGATTCAAAACTATGAATAATGGACTGCAATTGTGCATGAAGCAATAGACTTGTATAAGAATAAGACCCCTTTTTTTCTGTAGTGTAATCCAATGGCCCTTAAGGTCTGGATTCATAAAAGCCCAAAGAAAGGTAGATCATCATTTCATGTACCATTTTGTTGGGGGTGATAAACACATCCCAATTCTCCAGTGCAGCTGGTGCTTGGGGATGGGCTCTACATACCGGACCACGGCGGGAATTGGGTTGTGCTGGTGGGGGTGGTACGATTTCTCACATATTTTTTCACGGACAATTTGCATGCAAtctgattttttatttagaattagaTTAGACCATTCTGCTCTCTTATttgcctttgtttttttttctagtaaaattaagaaaattagaaTATCTTAATTAACTCTAGGGTGATATGTTTGAtgggatttttttatatattttttaatttttcataattcgaATAGGTTCGGTTctcaattttatattaatttttggttttctagttttagatttattttaacaGAATGAGCTTTgttttataacttttgaatatgatttgtgaaatttcaaaatctttttcattagtatttctaaaacaaaataacttttcaagaaaatttaattttttactattttaaatataaagtatttattttatattataaaaatttaaattatttatatattaaataaaaataaaatttaattcaatttcaaataacCTCTTTGAATTAGTATTTCTAAATAGTTCAAACACATTGATTTGGGTggtttttgatttttcaatttatcttACTCAACCATCGTTAACTCATTGTTTGTTCTCTTACTCTTATATAAAATCTTAATATTGCGTATTAAAATGGCTTCTTAAAATGTAGTTttctttgtttgattaaagTGTTAGAACAATTTTATGAAATGTCATGTGTGCCCTTAAATGTAAAACATACTTTGAGAAAC
This genomic stretch from Gossypium raimondii isolate GPD5lz chromosome 6, ASM2569854v1, whole genome shotgun sequence harbors:
- the LOC105772993 gene encoding cysteine proteinase mucunain, yielding MGFQRNILGFLFLILASLTSLSSSLPSEYSIVEHEIDAFLSEERVLEIFQQWKEKHRKVYRHAEEAEKRFENFKGNLKYILERNAKRKANKWEHHVGLNKFADMSNEEFRKAYLSKVKKPINKGTTLSRNMRRKVQSCDAPSSLDWRNYGVVTAVKDQGSCGSCWAFSSTGAMEGINALVTGDLISLSEQELVDCDTSNYGCEGGYMDYAFEWVINNGGIDSESDYPYTGVDGTCNTTKEETKVVSIDGYQDVEQSDSALLCAVAQQPVSVGIDGSAIDFQLYTGGIYDGSCSDDPDDIDHAVLIVGYGSEDSEEYWIVKNSWGTSWGIDGYFYLKRDTDLPYGVCAVNAMASYPTKQSSSPSPYPSPSVPPPPPPSTPPPPPPPSPSPSDCGDFSYCSSDETCCCLFEFYDYCLIYGCCEYENAVCCTGTEYCCPSDYPICDVQEGLCLKNTEDYLGVAARKRKVAKHKLPWTKIEETEKTYQPLQWKRNPFAAMR